The following is a genomic window from Spirochaetota bacterium.
GCCTCCGCGCAGGGACCCTGCGGTTCGAGCTCCGTTCTCCGTCTGCGCAGCTGGAGGGGGGCGTCCACGATATGTATTCGTACAAAGAACCGAAGTATATGTAGGAGCGGCCACTCTGCATTATCCCTCCCTCCCCCCCGTCCCCCGTAGGGGGCGAGTGTGAAGATACTTTGAATATATGCTATTTGTTTGAAGAATGTCATTATTGATAAAGTGAGACAACCATTGACCGATGATCAGGACAAGCGAAGTTTCACCACAAAGTAACAATTAATTCATTGTATAGGTTCCAGGGATAAATATTTTATCACGTGCCCCCTCGGGGGGACAGGGGGGGGGGTAGAGAGGAGGCCGGCAATGGATTTCAGGGAAATCGTAAGAAAAAACCGGAGCTACCGGCGGTTTTATCAGGACCGTGAAATCGGCGAAGATACATTGCGCGGCCTCGTGGACCTTGCGAGGCTCTCGCCCTCGGCTGCAAACCGGCAGCCCCTGCGCTACATCCTCTCGTGGCGGCCCGACAAGAACGCGCTCATCTTCAAGCACCTTGCCTGGGCCGCGTACCTGGCCGATTGGCCGGGGCCCGGTGAAGGGGAGCGTCCCTCCGCCTATATTATAGTCCTGAACGACACGGCGATCAGCAAATCGATAGACTGCGACCATGGCATTGCCGCGCAGACAATCCTCCTGGGAGCGGTGGAACAGGGTCTGGGCGGGTGCATGCTCGCCGCGATACAAAAAGAGGGACTGCGCGCCGACCTGAAGATACCGGAACAGTATGATATCCTACTGGCACTGGCCCTGGGAAAGCCGAGGGAGACCATAACCATAGAAACGGTGGGATCAGAAGGTGACATCCGCTACTGGCGGGACGGGGCGGCCGTGCACCACGTACCCAAGCGTTCACTGGACGACCTGATCCTGGACCTGTGACCCATCGGGGATGGTTCGTCCATGTACCGAGTGACCATTCGGTTTTACGAAGAGCTCAATGATTTTATTCCTCCGGTCTCACGGAAAAAAGATATCGAATTTGAATTCAAGGGACGGCGGTCCGTCAAGGACCTGATCGAGTCCTTCGGCGTGCCCCACGTCGAGGTGGACCTCATACTGGTCAACGGCGAGTCCGTGACGTTTTCGCGCATCGTCGAGGACGGCGACCGGATCAGCGTGTATCCCGTGTTCGAGAGGCTCGATATCGGGAACGTGACGAGGCTCCGTCCGGACCCGCTACGCGATCCGCGGTTCGTCCTTGACGTGCACCTCCGGAAGCTGGCGCGGCGGCTCCGCCTCATGGGCTTCGACGTGGACTACCATCCGGACCGGGACGACGACGCCCTTGCCGGCATAGCCGATCGGGACGGGCGGATCCTCCTCTCCCGGGACCGGCAGCTCATGATGCGCAAAATCGTCTCCCGGGGACTCTATGTGAGGAACACCGATCCGGAGCTGCAGATCGTCGAGGTGCTGGAGCGCCTCGACCTGCGAAGGCTTTGCCGCCCCTTCACCCGCTGCATCGAGTGCAATGGCCTGATCGGGCCTCTTGACCCCGGACCGGCCGGCGTCATGGAACTCATACCGCCGGGGGTGCGCTCCTGGTGCAGGGAGTATTACCGCTGCGGCGGCTGCGGCAAAATATACTGGAAGGGAAGCCATTTCGAGAAATTGATGAAACGGGTGGAAGCGATTAATAATGGCAGATAACGATTTCATGGGCCTGGCCCTTGACGAGGCCCGGGCCGCCTTCAACGCCGGGGAGATACCGGTGGGCGCCGTCGTGGTGAAAGACGGCGTTGTCATCGCCACAGGGCGCAACGAGAACCGTGAGAAGAACAATCCCGTGCTCCACGCCGAGATCCTGGCCATCCAGAGGGCCTGCGCGGCCCTGGGGAACGAGCGCCTCACCGGGTGCGATCTCTACGTGACCAAGGAGCCCTGCGCCATGTGCGCCGGCGCCATCGTTCACGCGCGTATCCGGAAGCTTGTCATCGGCGCACGGGATTCCCGCTACGGGGCCTGCGGCACCGTGCTGTCGGTCTGCGGCAACAGGGCTCTCAACCATGTGCCGGAAATTGAATTCGGGCTCCAGGAGGAAGAGGCTGCGGCGCTGCTCAGGGATTTTTTCAAAAATCGCAGAAATAATAACGCTTGTTAGCTTTTCCCTGATCATTTCAACATAAAATGATTAAAAATCCGGATGTAACATTCTTCTGAAAAAAATGATTTTTTTCTTGATTTATATCCATATACACATTATCAAATTAACTAATAAAATATTTAGGGAGGTTACTATGAACAGTGGTGGAGGTGGTAGCATAGTCGGCACCATAATATATCTGGCGATCATAGCCTTGATGCTTGCCGGAATGTGGAAGGTGTTCGAGAAAGCCGGTAAACCGGGATGGGCTGCGATTATTCCCATTTATAACCTGATCGTACTGCTTGATATAGTAGGTAAGCCCCTATGGTGGCTTGTGCTGTTGCTCATCCCTATCGTTAACTTTGTCATTCTCATCATTATTTCAATGGAGCTGGCCGTTTGCTTTGGGAAAAGCAAGGGCTGGGGATTCGGATTACTGGTCATCCTTCCCTTTGTCGGGTATCCAATGCTCGGTTTCGGTCCTGACAAATATACCGCACCGGCGAAGACTGCATAGTAGATACAAGGCGGTATGTGCCGCGGGAACGCGGCACATACCGTTTTGAATACGCCCTTAATTCACGAACCCCTGATGTCATACGCGGTGGTATAATACCGGGACACAAAGTGGAGGAATGCAATGTCAGACGTACAGAGGCCAATGATACTCACGCTCCTTGGAGTGCTGGCGATCATCACCGGAGTGTTTTCCATCATCCGGGGAGGCTTGATGATCTTCGGCGGCATCAGCCAGCTTATGGCCGGAGTCGGGGGCATTGCCGAAATCCTGATCGGCATCCTGAGCCTTGCGATAGGAGCGGTCGCCCTCTTCTGCGGCATCAGGGTGCTCATTGACAAGGCCGGCACCGTCGGGCTGATGCAGAAATACGCCGCGGCCCTCGTCGCCTATAACGTGATCTGGGTCGTTTTTTCAAGCCTGTCCGGCGGGAAGATAAGCTGGCTGAGCGTTATTTTCGAGATCGCCATCGGCGGCATCACCTTTGCCATGATCAAGACGAACGAGGACATAAAGACTTATCAGGAATCAGTGCAGTAATCGTTGCCGGGAGGATTGAATGGCGGTTGCATCCCTTATCTTGGGCGTATTCTCGATTATCTTTTCCTTCACCGGGCCCCTCAGTTTCATCGGCATCATAGTCGGCGCGGTGGGCATTGTCCTGGGCTCTCTTGCCCGCAAGAAGGATCCTTCCGATGTCGCCACCGGCGGACTGGTCACCTCGATCATCGGCTGCTCGGCGGCACTGATATTCAACCTTGCCTGCATCGCCTGCATCGTCGGCGGAACAAAGGCCTTTGAGGAAGCCTCCAAGAATCATAAGATGCCGCAGCTCTCCAGGTCGCTGGAGGAATTCACGAAAAGCCTGAAAGAGCTGGAGAAAGAGGCGAACAAGGAAGCGGATAAAGAGACGAAAAAGAATAAGAAATAAAAGATCATTATCTGGACTTTGGTGAGCCTAATAATCAGCCAGGCTGTAAATCATACTTGCCGATGGAATCTGTAATCTGCATTATTTAATGCCCCCCTGACCCCCGTAGGGGGCATGTAAGAAAATATCATGAAATTGCATCACTGTTGTTTAACTCTTCACCAAATTGATTCTTTGAATCATGTTTTCAGCCAGTGTGAATCGAAGAAAATATTATTAATGAGATACCTGATTTAATGGAAATTTTAAAAAAGTAAGTGAATTAATTCATGCCCCCTGCGGGGGTCAGGGGGCGCTAAG
Proteins encoded in this region:
- a CDS encoding signal peptidase I — its product is MNSGGGGSIVGTIIYLAIIALMLAGMWKVFEKAGKPGWAAIIPIYNLIVLLDIVGKPLWWLVLLLIPIVNFVILIIISMELAVCFGKSKGWGFGLLVILPFVGYPMLGFGPDKYTAPAKTA
- a CDS encoding DUF4190 domain-containing protein — its product is MAVASLILGVFSIIFSFTGPLSFIGIIVGAVGIVLGSLARKKDPSDVATGGLVTSIIGCSAALIFNLACIACIVGGTKAFEEASKNHKMPQLSRSLEEFTKSLKELEKEANKEADKETKKNKK
- a CDS encoding Mut7-C ubiquitin/RNAse domain-containing protein, with the protein product MYRVTIRFYEELNDFIPPVSRKKDIEFEFKGRRSVKDLIESFGVPHVEVDLILVNGESVTFSRIVEDGDRISVYPVFERLDIGNVTRLRPDPLRDPRFVLDVHLRKLARRLRLMGFDVDYHPDRDDDALAGIADRDGRILLSRDRQLMMRKIVSRGLYVRNTDPELQIVEVLERLDLRRLCRPFTRCIECNGLIGPLDPGPAGVMELIPPGVRSWCREYYRCGGCGKIYWKGSHFEKLMKRVEAINNGR
- a CDS encoding nitroreductase family protein, which gives rise to MDFREIVRKNRSYRRFYQDREIGEDTLRGLVDLARLSPSAANRQPLRYILSWRPDKNALIFKHLAWAAYLADWPGPGEGERPSAYIIVLNDTAISKSIDCDHGIAAQTILLGAVEQGLGGCMLAAIQKEGLRADLKIPEQYDILLALALGKPRETITIETVGSEGDIRYWRDGAAVHHVPKRSLDDLILDL
- a CDS encoding nucleoside deaminase, which encodes MADNDFMGLALDEARAAFNAGEIPVGAVVVKDGVVIATGRNENREKNNPVLHAEILAIQRACAALGNERLTGCDLYVTKEPCAMCAGAIVHARIRKLVIGARDSRYGACGTVLSVCGNRALNHVPEIEFGLQEEEAAALLRDFFKNRRNNNAC